Proteins from a genomic interval of Desulfurobacterium sp. TC5-1:
- the kdsB gene encoding 3-deoxy-manno-octulosonate cytidylyltransferase, with product MSSDFLIVIPARLGSTRLPEKPLRLLCGKPLIEWVYRAVSAFCANVLVATDSERVAHVVRRVGGEAVLTPSDLPSGTDRVAEAVRISGSDFKYIVNVQGDEPFVKAEHVLPIVERLRAGDRFATVAVPFSSFDEINKPSNVKVVRDREGYGVYFSRSPIPYDRDGNLLPKDYLKHVGIYGFRKDALFDFVSWNEGFLEKAERLEQLRILEHGDRIYVCTVEHYGMGVDTEEDLLKAEKLLKEKFDGC from the coding sequence TTGAGTTCAGATTTTCTAATTGTTATTCCTGCAAGACTTGGTTCAACGAGGCTTCCGGAAAAACCGCTTAGACTTTTGTGTGGTAAACCGCTGATAGAATGGGTTTACAGAGCTGTTTCTGCCTTTTGTGCCAATGTTTTAGTTGCCACGGACAGTGAAAGGGTGGCACATGTTGTAAGACGTGTCGGTGGTGAAGCTGTTCTGACGCCTTCGGATCTTCCGAGTGGGACGGACCGTGTTGCGGAAGCGGTAAGGATTTCAGGTTCTGATTTTAAATATATTGTGAACGTTCAAGGTGACGAGCCTTTTGTAAAAGCGGAGCACGTTCTTCCTATAGTTGAAAGGTTAAGGGCAGGTGACAGGTTTGCAACTGTCGCTGTTCCTTTTTCTTCTTTTGATGAAATAAATAAACCTTCAAATGTAAAGGTTGTAAGGGATAGAGAGGGATATGGTGTTTACTTTTCAAGAAGTCCCATTCCCTATGATAGAGATGGAAATCTTTTACCAAAAGACTATCTTAAGCACGTAGGAATTTACGGCTTCAGGAAAGATGCCCTTTTTGATTTTGTTTCGTGGAATGAAGGCTTTCTTGAAAAGGCTGAAAGACTTGAGCAGCTTAGAATTTTAGAACACGGTGACAGGATATACGTTTGCACCGTTGAGCATTATGGAATGGGTGTTGATACTGAGGAAGACCTTCTGAAAGCAGAAAAACTACTGAAGGAGAAGTTTGATGGCTGCTAA
- a CDS encoding CTP synthase, with protein MAAKLIFITGGVLSSIGKGITASSIGTLLESRGLRVTIQKLDPYLNVDAGTMNPYQHGEVFVTDDGAETDLDLGHYERFTHSVMKRINNVTSGQIYQEIISKERKGEFLGATVQVIPHVTDSIKEKIRKIASSSVDVAIVEVGGTVGDIEGLPFLEAIRQVGIEVGKTNAIYIHVTYVPYVRAAGELKTKPTQHSVKELRAIGIQPDIIVCRSERTIPSSVKKKIALFTNVKERDVINAKDLSTIYEVPLHLKKEGIDEIILEKLQIPAGEPELDEWKDFVIRVKKPENGAVSIAVVGKYIELPDAYKSIIESFVHAGAENNVKVDIRWVNADLLVSEEPEEYLEDVHGILVPGGFGERGVEGKIKAIRYARENKIPFLGICLGMQCAVIEFARNVAGLEGAHSAEFNPETEYPVIDLMESQKGIKEKGGTMRLGAYPCVLKEGTKSFTAYGEKEISERHRHRYEFNNRFREVLEKAGLTIAGTSPDNSLVEIVEIEDHPWFVGVQFHPEFKSRPWKPHPLFVDFVRASVGRRDNVSS; from the coding sequence ATGGCTGCTAAACTGATATTTATCACAGGTGGTGTTCTCTCTTCCATAGGTAAAGGCATAACGGCATCTTCGATAGGAACCCTTCTTGAGAGTAGAGGTTTGAGGGTTACAATTCAAAAACTTGATCCTTACCTTAACGTTGATGCCGGGACGATGAATCCCTACCAGCATGGAGAGGTGTTCGTGACCGATGACGGTGCTGAAACAGATCTTGATTTAGGGCACTACGAACGTTTTACTCACAGCGTAATGAAAAGGATAAATAACGTTACATCCGGACAGATATATCAGGAGATAATTTCAAAAGAGAGGAAAGGAGAATTTTTGGGGGCTACCGTTCAGGTTATCCCTCACGTTACAGACAGCATAAAAGAAAAGATAAGGAAAATAGCTTCTTCAAGTGTTGATGTTGCAATAGTGGAGGTTGGTGGAACTGTTGGAGATATTGAAGGACTGCCGTTTCTTGAAGCAATCAGGCAGGTTGGTATAGAAGTTGGAAAAACCAACGCTATCTATATTCACGTTACGTATGTTCCCTACGTCAGGGCTGCAGGAGAGCTTAAAACAAAACCGACACAGCATTCTGTTAAAGAGTTAAGGGCAATAGGTATCCAGCCCGACATTATAGTCTGTCGTTCTGAAAGGACAATTCCTTCTTCCGTTAAGAAGAAGATAGCCCTCTTCACGAACGTTAAAGAACGGGATGTAATAAACGCTAAGGACCTTTCAACGATTTATGAAGTGCCTCTTCATCTTAAAAAGGAAGGGATTGATGAAATAATACTTGAGAAGCTTCAGATACCCGCGGGAGAGCCTGAACTTGACGAGTGGAAGGATTTTGTTATCAGGGTTAAAAAGCCGGAGAATGGAGCGGTTTCAATAGCTGTTGTTGGAAAGTATATAGAGCTTCCCGATGCCTATAAGAGCATAATAGAGTCTTTTGTCCACGCAGGGGCTGAGAACAATGTAAAGGTTGATATAAGATGGGTTAACGCTGACCTTCTTGTTTCTGAAGAGCCGGAAGAGTATCTGGAAGACGTTCACGGTATCCTTGTTCCAGGTGGGTTTGGTGAGAGAGGTGTTGAGGGGAAGATAAAAGCTATCCGCTACGCAAGGGAAAACAAGATTCCGTTTCTTGGTATATGTCTTGGCATGCAGTGTGCAGTAATAGAGTTTGCAAGGAACGTTGCTGGATTGGAAGGTGCCCACAGTGCTGAGTTTAATCCGGAGACGGAATATCCGGTTATAGATTTGATGGAGTCTCAGAAGGGTATTAAGGAAAAAGGCGGAACAATGAGACTCGGTGCCTATCCTTGTGTTTTAAAAGAAGGTACAAAGAGTTTTACGGCTTACGGAGAGAAGGAAATTTCTGAAAGGCACAGACACAGGTACGAGTTTAACAACCGCTTTAGAGAAGTTCTTGAAAAGGCAGGACTTACCATTGCAGGAACTTCACCTGACAACTCACTTGTTGAAATTGTGGAGATAGAGGATCATCCGTGGTTTGTAGGTGTTCAGTTTCATCCTGAGTTTAAATCGAGACCCTGGAAACCTCATCCTCTCTTTGTTGACTTTGTGAGAGCTTCTGTTGGTAGGAGAGACAATGTATCATCTTAA
- a CDS encoding MarC family protein: MYHLNAANLFLQDVISLIAILNPVAAAAVMISLLPPETPKVVTDSIALKTARLVFIACIVTLFFGDLIFKVFGININSIKVIGGLVLLVLSLNMINGKLSIGTKHTAEEISEAAEKEDISIVPLGIPVLFGPGVIATVIILKERSMTLFTLALLICAIGVASWITYIVLKNARILMRQLGITGFKIITRIMGLIVGAIASQFIISGVKVLWFKM; the protein is encoded by the coding sequence ATGTATCATCTTAATGCAGCTAATCTTTTTTTGCAGGACGTTATATCTCTAATCGCCATACTTAATCCGGTGGCAGCTGCCGCTGTTATGATATCTCTTTTGCCGCCGGAAACACCGAAAGTCGTTACTGATAGTATCGCACTCAAAACGGCGAGGCTTGTTTTTATTGCCTGTATTGTCACCCTCTTTTTTGGTGATTTAATCTTTAAGGTTTTCGGTATAAACATCAATTCAATAAAGGTTATTGGTGGTCTTGTGCTTCTTGTTCTTTCATTAAACATGATTAACGGTAAACTTTCCATAGGAACAAAGCATACCGCCGAAGAGATTTCGGAAGCTGCAGAGAAAGAGGACATATCGATAGTGCCTCTTGGGATTCCAGTGCTTTTTGGTCCCGGAGTTATTGCCACGGTTATTATTTTAAAAGAGAGAAGCATGACGCTGTTTACTCTTGCACTTCTTATATGTGCAATAGGTGTTGCTTCATGGATTACTTATATTGTTCTTAAAAATGCCAGAATACTTATGAGGCAACTTGGTATTACAGGATTTAAGATAATTACGAGAATTATGGGACTTATTGTGGGTGCGATAGCTTCTCAGTTTATTATTTCTGGTGTAAAAGTTTTGTGGTTTAAGATGTAG
- the murB gene encoding UDP-N-acetylmuramate dehydrogenase, producing MEVKELSGKEITTIGIGGHFPVFFPENERELLELIYEDFFIIGGGSNLVLPDKLNLKLISLSKFKKFYCDGDYLFAQAGVRVGEILNLQIKKDFSIFEFLAGVPGVTVGGAVYQNAGAFGRETAELIESIEYIDEEGKLKELSDTSGFGYRKSPFSKKDIIISVKFKVEYFKNVKETIKSLVKKRLEKHPPFYLKTAGSTFKNPENRSAGFLIESAGLKGFSVGDIQISKKHANFLINRGRATFSDFCKIVDVIKNRVFNSFGVELELEVKIPGFKL from the coding sequence ATGGAGGTAAAGGAGCTTTCAGGGAAAGAAATTACCACTATTGGAATAGGTGGACATTTTCCAGTTTTTTTCCCCGAAAATGAGAGAGAACTTTTAGAACTTATCTATGAAGATTTCTTTATTATCGGTGGTGGGAGCAACCTTGTTCTCCCGGATAAGCTCAATCTAAAATTGATTTCTCTTTCAAAATTTAAGAAGTTTTACTGTGATGGTGATTATCTTTTTGCCCAAGCAGGTGTTAGAGTAGGTGAAATTTTAAATCTTCAGATTAAAAAAGACTTTTCCATTTTTGAATTTTTGGCAGGAGTTCCGGGTGTTACCGTTGGAGGAGCAGTTTATCAGAATGCCGGAGCTTTTGGCAGAGAAACTGCAGAGCTTATAGAATCTATAGAGTACATAGATGAAGAGGGAAAACTTAAGGAACTGTCTGATACTTCAGGTTTCGGTTATAGAAAATCACCTTTTTCGAAAAAGGACATTATTATTAGTGTAAAGTTTAAGGTTGAATATTTTAAGAACGTGAAAGAAACCATAAAAAGTCTTGTAAAGAAACGTCTTGAAAAACATCCACCGTTCTATCTAAAAACTGCAGGCTCTACTTTTAAAAATCCTGAAAACCGTTCTGCCGGCTTTCTTATTGAATCGGCTGGTTTAAAGGGATTTTCTGTAGGTGATATTCAGATTTCCAAAAAACACGCCAATTTTCTCATTAACAGAGGCCGTGCAACATTCTCAGATTTTTGTAAAATTGTAGATGTTATAAAGAATCGAGTATTCAATAGTTTTGGTGTTGAGCTTGAACTTGAAGTTAAAATTCCCGGTTTTAAACTCTAA
- a CDS encoding cytochrome c peroxidase: MRKVLIFLSLFIVPSVCRAGVWETKCSDCHGLIAPPKKELLQKFKTPEDLVARARALADKKIMPSFDFEAAAQELFNSAATVSVPTSLNSTKGVDLKPLPSLPPIPSDNSQTPAKVILGKMLFFETRLSKSNTISCNTCHNISSGGDDNQPVAIGYGWRKSLRNAPTIFNAGYLKVYGWTGRAKTLEEMIKMNIQDPVKMNSSEDVADKLKTIPEYVALFRKAFPDEGDPVTFDNIAKAIAAYVRTLNTFDSSFDRFLNGDTKALSDDAKMGMNLFIEKGCISCHYGPMLTDNKFHVFKIDDDPGRYEVTGNDTDKNAFRTAPLRNVALTAPYFHNGSVRRLDVAVKVMADKMLDEKLTDVEAWRIKVFLESLTALPSIDSRVIPVLPQRDE; encoded by the coding sequence ATGAGAAAAGTGCTGATTTTTCTTTCTCTTTTTATTGTTCCTTCTGTGTGTCGTGCCGGTGTATGGGAGACTAAATGTTCTGACTGCCATGGTCTGATAGCACCACCTAAAAAAGAGCTGCTTCAGAAGTTCAAAACGCCAGAGGATCTTGTTGCAAGGGCCAGAGCACTTGCAGATAAGAAGATAATGCCCTCTTTTGATTTTGAGGCAGCTGCGCAGGAGCTTTTTAACAGTGCCGCAACGGTTTCTGTGCCCACTTCTCTAAATTCAACAAAAGGTGTGGATTTAAAGCCACTTCCTTCTCTTCCGCCCATACCCTCAGATAACTCCCAGACACCTGCTAAAGTTATTCTTGGAAAAATGCTCTTTTTCGAAACAAGGCTCTCTAAAAGTAACACGATTTCATGTAACACCTGTCACAACATATCTTCTGGCGGTGATGACAATCAGCCTGTTGCAATAGGTTACGGCTGGCGTAAAAGCTTGAGAAATGCACCCACCATATTTAATGCAGGTTACCTTAAGGTCTACGGCTGGACAGGAAGAGCAAAAACTCTTGAAGAGATGATAAAGATGAACATTCAGGATCCCGTTAAGATGAACTCTTCTGAAGATGTAGCAGACAAACTTAAAACGATACCTGAGTATGTTGCGCTTTTCAGGAAAGCGTTTCCCGATGAAGGAGATCCTGTAACCTTTGATAACATAGCAAAGGCGATAGCTGCCTATGTCAGAACTTTGAACACTTTTGATTCTTCTTTTGACAGGTTTCTTAACGGTGATACTAAAGCTCTTTCTGATGATGCCAAGATGGGGATGAATCTCTTCATTGAAAAAGGTTGTATATCCTGCCATTATGGTCCTATGCTTACAGATAATAAGTTTCACGTTTTTAAGATAGATGATGACCCGGGACGTTACGAGGTTACCGGAAATGATACTGATAAAAATGCTTTCAGGACTGCACCTTTGAGGAACGTTGCGTTAACTGCTCCCTACTTTCACAACGGTTCTGTAAGAAGGCTGGATGTTGCGGTAAAAGTTATGGCGGACAAAATGCTGGATGAAAAACTCACCGATGTTGAAGCATGGCGCATAAAAGTGTTTCTTGAATCTTTGACGGCGCTTCCTTCAATAGATAGCCGGGTTATACCCGTTTTACCACAGAGAGACGAATAG
- the kdsA gene encoding 3-deoxy-8-phosphooctulonate synthase, whose translation MILIAGPCVIETEEILFKVAKVVKETQKLFPECKVIFKASFDKANRSSIRSYRGPGLDKGLRMLEKVKETFDLPVLTDIHESYQAEPVGSVVDYIQIPAFLCRQTDLLVAAAKTGKPVNVKKGQFMAPWDMGNVVEKLRESGAKEIFLTERGTTFGYNNLVVDFRSVPIMKSFGVPVIFDATHSVQKPGGLGSASGGDREFVPYLAKAAVAVGADGLFFETHPDPETALSDGPNMVPLKDFPLLVEELIELYRFVRQDSGRKA comes from the coding sequence ATGATTTTAATCGCGGGTCCTTGCGTTATAGAGACAGAAGAGATTCTTTTTAAGGTTGCTAAAGTTGTTAAGGAGACTCAGAAGCTTTTCCCTGAGTGCAAAGTTATTTTTAAAGCTTCTTTTGATAAGGCAAACAGGAGTTCTATCCGTTCCTACAGAGGTCCTGGGCTTGATAAAGGATTGAGAATGCTTGAAAAGGTGAAAGAAACCTTTGATTTGCCTGTATTGACGGATATTCACGAATCATATCAGGCAGAACCTGTCGGTAGTGTGGTTGATTACATCCAGATTCCTGCATTTCTGTGTCGCCAAACAGACCTTCTTGTTGCCGCTGCAAAGACCGGTAAGCCGGTTAATGTGAAAAAGGGGCAGTTTATGGCTCCATGGGACATGGGAAACGTTGTTGAGAAGTTGAGAGAATCAGGAGCGAAAGAGATATTTCTGACGGAGAGGGGGACGACTTTTGGGTACAATAATCTGGTGGTTGATTTTAGAAGTGTTCCCATAATGAAATCTTTTGGTGTTCCTGTTATCTTTGACGCCACCCATTCTGTTCAGAAACCTGGAGGACTCGGTTCTGCTTCTGGCGGGGATAGAGAGTTTGTCCCTTATCTTGCGAAAGCTGCCGTGGCTGTTGGTGCTGATGGTCTCTTTTTTGAAACACATCCGGATCCCGAAACCGCCCTTTCAGACGGTCCAAACATGGTTCCTTTAAAGGATTTTCCATTGCTTGTTGAGGAACTTATTGAACTTTACAGGTTTGTGAGGCAGGATAGTGGCAGAAAGGCTTAA
- the nth gene encoding endonuclease III, with amino-acid sequence MAERLKKIDIDKIVEILKRESKKWDVPVVSLMSRHDRDPFKILISTILSLRTKDEVTARASERLFKKADNPYDMVKLSEKEIEELIYPVGFYRNKAKTIKEICKTLIGKYDGKVPDSLDELLKLKGVGRKTANLVVTLGFNKPGICVDTHVHRIMNRIGYVKTKTPEETEFALRKKLPKKYWKIINELLVALGQHVCHPTSPKCSICPIRDYCQKVGVKRSR; translated from the coding sequence GTGGCAGAAAGGCTTAAAAAGATTGATATAGATAAGATAGTCGAAATCCTTAAGAGGGAATCCAAAAAGTGGGATGTTCCTGTTGTAAGTTTAATGTCCCGGCACGATAGAGATCCTTTTAAAATTCTGATTTCAACGATACTCAGTTTAAGAACAAAGGATGAAGTAACGGCAAGGGCTTCAGAAAGGCTTTTTAAAAAGGCCGACAATCCTTACGATATGGTTAAACTTTCCGAAAAGGAGATAGAAGAACTTATCTATCCTGTTGGCTTTTACAGAAACAAGGCGAAAACGATAAAAGAGATATGTAAAACACTTATTGGAAAATATGACGGTAAGGTTCCTGATTCTCTTGATGAACTTTTGAAGCTTAAAGGTGTTGGCAGAAAAACGGCCAACCTTGTTGTTACGCTTGGTTTTAACAAGCCGGGTATCTGTGTTGATACTCATGTTCACAGGATAATGAACAGGATTGGTTACGTTAAAACAAAAACACCTGAAGAGACAGAATTTGCTCTGAGAAAAAAGTTGCCCAAGAAGTACTGGAAGATTATTAATGAACTTCTTGTTGCCCTGGGCCAGCATGTATGCCATCCGACTTCTCCTAAATG